In one window of Gossypium hirsutum isolate 1008001.06 chromosome A01, Gossypium_hirsutum_v2.1, whole genome shotgun sequence DNA:
- the LOC107944168 gene encoding protein RADIALIS-like 2, producing the protein MSSISMSGSWTAKQNKDFERALAVYDKDTPDRWYNVAKAVGEKTVEEVKKHYELLLEDVRRIESGRVPFPDYWTVTGNRQA; encoded by the exons atgtcatCGATTTCAATGTCTGGTTCATGGACAGCCAAGCAAAACAAAGATTTCGAAAGGGCTTTAGCTGTTTACGACAAGGACACACCAGATCGTTGGTACAATGTTGCTAAAGCTGTGGGAGAGAAAACTGTTGAGGAAGTGAAGAAGCACTATGAGCTTCTTCTTGAAGATGTTAGACGCATCGAGTCGGGTCGGGTTCCTTTCCCCGACTATTGGACCGTTACCGGGAATCGTCAAG CATGA